The following proteins are co-located in the Cryptosporidium parvum Iowa II chromosome 6, whole genome shotgun sequence genome:
- a CDS encoding 1,4-alpha-glucan branching enzyme; alpha-amylase; glycogen brancing enzyme, translated as SNQVINMSELRNEKVEWSQIKYEELPNYIKKQEKKMGAMFYKEFGICIFRLWVVHCKNVWLVNSGTNESFLMENDDEINIKRVIMKNVNMNERYHFLLETSNGEKITRRDPYARYTDYDTDSSYITDTLGNFNKSIREYLKKHEFNHLIIYELHVESYIRRFSEYFPLQSEAKFSKNPSFFRQIADYGLDNIKDLNFNCLELMPIVEYCGEWGYNPRLLLSINSHLGSVDDFIYLVQKVHEKDLFIVVDLVLHHGASKLNSLWNFDGYNHQGGIYFEGGGDTGWGAKFNFHKKEVQDMLYEACRVLLGEYGVDGIRFDSVHNMPNWLLKNITFRLKEEFPGRFLIAEVVPENPNYLKECGFDSCWIHSSYYDIISQFRNQKTQQEWNSGYSKSLIQGHSGFDSTSQCILTMLGNHDQAGNRCNGGNPSGDDRIGRYIVDQFGGRQNWDARAYCRLLYSLSCISFGIPMVFMGTENLQGKWWSAKDKAYNYDWGLIKNNDQVTQQMRKLVKDINLLKTKEKEVFASNYNNFSHFNVNTSNFVVVFIRKSKDKAFLCVVNMDKTEWLENNYQVKIDQNIIQSFGRELKQEFNSQSEEYGGWDGSYTSPKKGQIKYSIQDSAENNVSYMLNVPKYSVTIYRFCNL; from the coding sequence TCAAATCAAGTAATTAATATGAGTGAATTGAGAAATGAAAAGGTTGAATGGAGTcaaattaaatatgaaGAGTTGCCAAATTACATTAAGAAACAGGAAAAAAAGATGGGAGCAATGTtttataaagaatttggTATATGTATTTTTAGGTTATGGGTAGTGCATTGTAAGAATGTTTGGCTCGTAAATAGTGGTACAAATGAAAGCTTCTTAATGGAAAATGAcgatgaaataaatataaaaagagtgataatgaaaaatgtGAATATGAATGAAAGGTATCACTTTCTGTTGGAAACATCAAATGgagaaaaaataacaaGGAGGGATCCTTATGCTAGATATACTGATTATGATACTGATTCATCTTACATTACTGATACTCTTGGAAACTTTAATAAGTCAATTCgagaatatttaaaaaaacatgagtttaatcatttaattatttatgaGTTACACGTTGAAAGTTACATTCGAAGATTTTCAGAGTACTTTCCACTTCAATCTGAAGCAAAATTTAGCAAGAACCCGAGCTTTTTTAGGCAAATTGCTGACTATGGGCTCGACAACATTAAGGATTTAAACTTTAATTGTTTAGAGCTTATGCCTATTGTAGAGTATTGTGGAGAATGGGGCTATAACCCAAGGCTACTATTAAGTATTAATAGTCACTTAGGGTCGGTTGATGACTTCATATATTTAGTCCAGAAAGTCCATgaaaaagatttatttattgttgTAGATTTAGTTCTTCATCACGGAGCATCCAAGCTTAACTCACTATGGAATTTTGATGGATATAATCACCAAGGAGGAATATACTTTGAGGGAGGTGGTGATACTGGCTGGGGAGCCAAATTCAATTTCCATAAAAAAGAAGTACAAGATATGTTATATGAAGCATGTAGAGTACTTTTGGGTGAGTATGGAGTTGATGGAATACGTTTTGATAGTGTTCATAATATGCCAAACTGgttattgaagaatatCACATTTAGATTGAAGGAAGAATTTCCTGGTAGGTTTCTAATTGCAGAAGTTGTACCTGAAAACCCAAactatttaaaagaatGTGGATTTGATTCATGTTGGATTCACTCATCATATtatgatattatttctcAGTTTAGGAACCAAAAAACTCAGCAAGAATGGAATTCTGGATATTCTAAATCTCTAATACAAGGTCACAGTGGGTTTGATTCCACTAGTCAATGCATTCTAACAATGTTAGGGAATCATGATCAAGCTGGGAATAGATGTAATGGTGGTAATCCCTCTGGTGATGATCGCATTGGGAGATATATAGTAGATCAATTTGGTGGAAGACAAAATTGGGATGCAAGAGCATACTGTAGGTTATTGTATTCATTATCTTGTATATCTTTTGGAATACCAATGGTTTTTATGGGTACAGAGAATCTACAAGGGAAATGGTGGTCAGCTAAAGATAAAGCTTATAACTATGATTGGGGAttaattaagaataatGACCAAGTCACACAACAAATGAGAAAATTGGTTAAAGATATCAATCTTCTTAAAactaaagaaaaagaagtaTTTGCCTCAAATTACAATAACTTCTCTCATTTTAATGTAAACACGTCAAACTTTGTCGttgtttttattagaaaaagcAAGGACAAAGCATTTTTATGTGTTGTAAATATGGATAAAACTGAATGgcttgaaaataattaccAAGTTAAGATAGATCAGAACATTATCCAATCTTTTGGTAGGGAATTGAAGCAAGAGTTTAATTCTCAATCTGAAGAATACGGAGGATGGGATGGTAGCTATACAAGCCCTAAAAAAGGGCAAATCAAGTATTCAATACAAGATTCTGCAGAAAATAATGTATCCTATATGTTGAATGTGCCTAAATATTCTGTGACTATATATAGATTCTGTAATTTATAA
- a CDS encoding large extracellular protein with a signal peptide, apple domain and a transmembrane region: MFTGSDLKNLVLKTLLLLLLEYLIINFPGVSSIDEKVQERKDDPVAHMDPAPPILFKEMKSPIVGVGDICFGNNCNYYQESKENSPSKDRESYHSVGSKVTRYICILLSENTFTREKEADLFFERLNEYTETSELPFSYVEFYEKLGVFVIDVRSSIKEYEERSIFPLAEGLKLIKKLDILNKADCTKDSLLSEQSVFTSGNEDKSTENYSNSYKWNWSSIPNNFVNFNRILKSEESQGNITNNNQGTEYLTDEAKLYKELDGYFLKKFNEASNLLNKLNMFSSPSSSSSNFNNPTVSSTSFSGGRQSSLWNALNFLSSFSNKEEKSRSTPIQEIEDPIFGKMDPTDGNSKLTISPLYLLGMNLKGKNITELSQKFKNQTSPIVPVDMSREDISLDNDLAMNIATVIFKGMSDSAAKLPPPFGNPAVKNEQKFPEYNYKNHINYLETNANNNYYNSPSISNWSYKPIPQGNNNVIGGYENDQSQLNIQSDHFKGGSFHPSSSNNAINTIDNSIIGFNSVSQVNSNSNSNKVGVHSQSGSGLAPNIFESIDTWGKQSSAYQSTSSSASPPSYYATNGIKTINPNQVTSNGKSNPDLKVPTINSPSTSEWMRKTISKQNEGGIKQPSFINSQNNQTEINKFANNMNQNTPPIVNSNGNHFNSPFSQLSKFSNNPFHGNSAGTTFVKMNGSVFDDDNDITSFHPEGFINKLPEHVQKNMTQSQRDKINLINAFIGTGFDTILQMNNIDSSSSYGNQNNDFFRSSPPKRRLFEIDSSTRGNKMVIDENMKDPNLSDQSNKEYEMYAKLLSNIDTNQGQDTAMAYVTGCDCDRFPEGVACPMVLSGEANIECIGYKVWNSARKGAPLSEIASAIDSAITSKARNIILPLKFDTKTIEENRAAPRILRHIMRRTSRENGILFALPTGNNGKQELDGSLDFPCDDLTGMYAFCVGSINNKNGMPSSFSNVPQLNNAIYANGEDVESIGINQQRRLFSGTGIALAQSIGALNIIQGITKDKTSSFDQLAILYSAPKKLPSRNFLEQLFANSSPITFKPQQQQQQFQKQSSRNETGSSDPVLMFGMGSGNNTNGALGSVSHERIMNSSLMSGNRDNDLDAIMARIESIEKSLAKSGLDGGTVFKGEFPVGGPFSSPSDSSTFSSSSTTTTTTTTSPVSTTTSNASTLTNITTEIPQILNYTNISSSSTSTPSISLNTSTPNIVTTLPSNITTNPPSSITTNPPSSIKTNPPSSIVTTPSSNIATNTPSNITTTTTTSPSRTPRASNPPLTENKEEEYGHYKESNYSPEIIGVVLDPKEVTEVSRLVHSSNEHYNEYYDRYGNHDTVDHEYENDDGYRQYYIDGNEDKNHNYGNTFNSEENMSRNLCYEEETRFYSPLEMAIPVDNIEQCILSCSNTPDCRYYSYGAFLKGPGSIIGTCILMPDKQGSVALPNFQSGALGCPVSASIAYAQAMEERLIQGISNANENSQKSSSAQVNNNLNSDWPGILSTSTVAVKSMSGFLSRFPLNDILQTSISLYNSGFLDQKGALRPSGAFEKQSILPPPGVGSPHVVCTLQGMQCCVPQKSAKGWRKKPPSFLRVEDPSCEAIYVSKTDMFCATTSLYDNQDISSSGYNSLDDFRSQPSFSSNSYSTNPKPSGSCGMVIIETSEHLIFQNTLKMPSKEMNNALCECKLNKRDKSIHGSGTWEYSVQAVQAAMSRKVEGDQLSSGVAQALAWVEAVGNDPNPAVNGLGELISQVAQRPNSDVELITQIPAISQNAVSNMLYNQQQQQIEEQEQIIKKQQSIQQYNNMRYLLSQNETDTNNANTQSQSDQCVTSWPEKCQIWKSKCEDNLIYGYKNPQCVPLTILENGCPMKQVGFKVNQINPGILSFSFKPMRFSDNSPFRIACQFSLIKCTLANIKSKCKSNGTNNFKKPKNLNGDDENNAINNIRKHLNNHKNQNNNKNNNLFHRKDTNDKSKNNELKHLFKIPMNYLPYIPKDTGESDEKSENIVAKYIRVHFPQAGNFSNMTMVKLLNKETKREFAAKMINEEEIPKNNTIEDVLIDENSNFEYLGKVEIVTQDENDEDYSTIKYENTSIISDRMGVDIENKDVIFSHLIKSSNESKIYKEPLLLDKYQPDFTGESFPEFKMEKVVIPNEKSTENEISQSFNKDYNSESKLGTNEKKENWNNHQNENGDLDEYEDLYYYGFENDYGSNHSKNQISDFIPFISTNNKKNKWEVQINKSSGDNRNIQYKITKKNILLFIFACYTPIILMFGFI; the protein is encoded by the coding sequence ATGTTTACAGGGAGTGACTTGAAAAACTTAGTATTGAAAactctattattattgctacTGGAATACCTTATCATCAACTTTCCAGGAGTCTCATCAATTGATGAAAAGGTTCAGGAAAGGAAAGATGATCCAGTAGCACATATGGACCCTGCCCCACCAATACTATTTAAGGAAATGAAAAGTCCAATTGTAGGAGTGGGTGATATTTGTTTTGGAAACAACTGTAACTATTACCAAGAAAGTAAAGAAAATAGTCCATCCAAAGACAGAGAAAGCTATCATTCAGTTGGTTCCAAAGTTACAAGgtatatatgtatattattatcagaaAATACTTTTACTAGGGAAAAAGAGGCAGATTTGTTTTTTGAAAGATTAAATGAATATACAGAAACTTCAGAATTGCCATTTTCATATGTTGAATTTTACGAGAAACTTGGAGTTTTTGTAATTGATGTTAGATCCAGTATTAAAGAGTATGAAGAACGCAGTATATTTCCCTTGGCTGAAGGTTTGAAACTTATCAAAAAGTTAGATATTTTAAACAAGGCTGACTGTACTAAAGATTCTCTTTTAAGTGAACAATCGGTATTTACAAGTGGAAATGAAGATAAATCTACTGAGAATTACAGTAATAGCTATAAGTGGAATTGGAGCAGTATTCctaataattttgtaaattttAATCGAATCTTGAAATCCGAAGAGTCTCAAGGAAATATTACGAATAACAATCAAGGCACAGAATATTTAACAGATGAAGCAAAGCTATACAAAGAGTTGGATGGTTACTTTTTGAAAAAGTTCAATGAAGCATCTAATCTACTTAATAAACTAAATATGTTCTCTTCCCCATcctcttcatcatcaaatttcaataatccTACTGTTTCATCAACATCATTTTCCGGAGGGAGGCAATCTTCTCTTTGGAATGCACTCAACTTTTTATCCAGTTTCTCAAATAAGGAAGAAAAGTCTAGATCTACGCCAATCCAGGAAATTGAAGATCcaatttttggaaaaatgGACCCAACAGATGGTAATTCTAAATTAACAATATCTCCACTATACCTTCTTGGGATGAATCTCAAAGGAAAAAACATTACAGAGCTATCTCAAAAGTTCAAAAATCAAACATCTCCTATCGTTCCTGTAGATATGTCTAGAGAAGATATTAGCTTGGACAATGATCTTGCAATGAATATAGCAACAGTAATCTTCAAAGGAATGAGTGATTCCGCTGCAAAGCTTCCACCTCCTTTTGGGAACCCTGCAGTCAAAAATGAGCAAAAGTTTCCAGAATATAATTACAAAAACCATATAAATTATCTTGAAACAAATGCAAATAATAACTATTATAATTCCCCATCAATCTCTAACTGGAGTTATAAACCCATACCACAGGGTAACAATAATGTAATTGGTGGATATGAAAATGACCAAAGCCAACTCAATATTCAAAGTGATCACTTTAAAGGAGGAAGTTTTCATCCAAGTTCAAGTAATAATGCTATCAATACAATTGATAATTCCATTATTGGATTTAATAGTGTTTCTCAAGTTAACTCAAATAgtaattctaataaagtAGGAGTTCATTCTCAATCTGGTTCTGGCTTAGctccaaatatttttgaatcaataGATACATGGGGAAAACAGAGCTCAGCTTATCAATCAACTTCTTCTTCCGCCTCCCCTCCATCATATTATGCAACAAATGGTATTAAAACTATTAATCCAAATCAAGTGACTTCTAATGGAAAGAGTAATCCTGATTTAAAAGTACCAACCATTAATTCTCCATCAACTTCAGAATGGATGAGAAAGACTATTTCAAAGCAAAATGAGGGTGGGATAAAGCAACCGTCATTTATTAACAGTCAAAATAATCAAacagaaattaataaatttgcaAATAATATGAACCAAAATACCCCCCCAATTGTTAATTCAAATGGTAATCACTTTAATTCTCCATTTTCACAGCTTTCAAAGTTTTCTAACAATCCATTCCATGGAAATTCTGCCGGAACAACATTTGTCAAAATGAATGGTAGTGtttttgatgatgataatgatatCACTTCTTTCCATCCTGAAGGATTTATCAATAAACTTCCAGAACATGTACAAAAGAATATGACTCAATCTCAAAGAGACAAAATTAACTTAATAAATGCATTTATTGGTACTGGATTTGATACAATTCTTCAGATGAATAATATAGATTCTAGTTCAAGTTATGGTAATCAGAATAATGATTTCTTTAGAAGTTCTCCTCCAAAAAGAAGATTATTTGAGATTGACTCTTCAACAAGAGGAAACAAAATGGTGATTGATGAAAACATGAAAGACCCGAATTTAAGTGATcaatcaaataaagaatatgaAATGTATGCCAAATTGCTGAGTAATATTGATACGAACCAAGGTCAAGATACTGCAATGGCCTATGTGACAGGATGTGATTGTGATAGATTTCCTGAAGGAGTTGCATGTCCCATGGTGCTTTCAGGAGAAGCGAATATTGAATGTATTGGGTATAAAGTTTGGAATAGTGCAAGAAAAGGTGCTCCATTGAGTGAGATAGCTTCAGCAATAGATTCTGCAATTACTTCTAAAgcaagaaatattattttgcCTTTAAAGTTTGATACAAAGacaattgaagaaaatcGAGCAGCTCCAAGAATTTTGAGGCACATCATGAGAAGAACTTCAAGAGAGAATGGAATACTATTTGCCTTACCAACAGGAAATAATGGTAAGCAGGAGTTGGATGGAAGCTTAGACTTTCCTTGCGACGATTTGACAGGAATGTACGCTTTTTGTGTGGGTTCAATTAACAACAAAAATGGAATGCCTTCGAGTTTTTCCAATGTTCCTCAGTTAAATAATGCAATCTATGCTAATGGTGAGGATGTTGAATCAATTGGAATAAATCAACAAAGACGATTATTTTCTGGTACCGGTATTGCTTTAGCTCAATCAATTGGtgctttaaatattattcaaggTATTACAAAGGATAAAACGAGCTCATTTGACCAGCTTGCTATCCTGTACAGTGCCCCTAAAAAACTTCCATCAAGGAATTTTTTGGAGCAGCTTTTTGCAAACTCGAGTCCGATTACATTCAAGCCTCAAcagcaacaacaacaaTTCCAGAAACAAAGCTCTAGGAACGAGACAGGTTCTTCAGATCCTGTTTTAATGTTTGGTATGGGATCTGGAAACAATACAAATGGTGCTTTAGGATCAGTATCTCATGAAAGGATCATGAATTCGAGTCTAATGAGTGGAAATAGAGACAATGATTTAGATGCAATAATGGCCAGGATTGAGAGCATTGAAAAAAGTCTTGCAAAGTCAGGTTTAGATGGTGGCACCGTTTTCAAGGGAGAATTTCCAGTTGGTGGTCCATTTTCTTCACCTTCTGATTCCTCTACTTTCTCATCCTCTTCCACTACCACAACTACTACAACCACCAGTCCAGTCAGCACTACAACTTCCAATGCTTCTACTCTAACCAATATAACCACAGAAATTcctcaaatattaaattatacaAACATAAGTAGTTCCAGTACATCCACTCCTTCTATTAGTCTCAACACTTCTACCCCTAACATCGTAACAACTCTTCCCTCTAACATCACAACAAACCCTCCTTCCAGCATCACGACAAACCCTCCTTCCAGTATCAAAACAAACCCTCCTTCCAGCATCGTAACGACACCTTCCTCCAACATCGCAACAAATACTCCTTCCAATATCACTACTACCACCACCACCAGTCCTTCCAGAACTCCCAGAGCCTCTAATCCTCCTCTTACGGAAAacaaagaagaagaatatgGTCACTATAAGGAATCTAACTATAGTCCAGAAATAATAGGAGTTGTTCTAGATCCAAAGGAAGTAACTGAAGTCTCCAGATTAGTTCATTCCAGTAATGAACATTATAATGAGTACTATGATAGATATGGAAATCATGATACTGTTGATCACGAATATGAAAATGACGATGGGTACCGACAATACTATATTGATGGAAATGAAGACAAGAATCACAACTACGGCAATACATTTAATTCAGAGGAAAATATGTCAAGAAATCTTTGTTATGAAGAGGAAACCAGGTTTTACAGTCCCTTAGAAATGGCTATACCCGTAGATAATATTGAGCAGTGTATATTATCCTGTAGTAATACCCCAGACTGTAGATACTATTCGTATGGAGCATTCCTTAAAGGCCCTGGAAGCATTATTGGGACATGTATATTAATGCCTGATAAACAAGGATCGGTAGCTTTACCAAACTTCCAATCTGGAGCTCTAGGATGCCCAGTTTCTGCTAGTATTGCTTATGCTCAGGCTATGGAAGAAAGACTAATACAAGGTATTAGTAATGCAAATGAAAATAGTCAAAAAAGTTCTTCTGCTCAAGTTAATAACAATTTAAACTCGGATTGGCCAGGCATACTTTCCACCTCTACTGTAGCAGTTAAAAGTATGAGTGGATTCTTATCTAGATTTCCTCTCAACGATATACTTCAAACAAGTATTTCCTTATATAATTCAGGATTTCTCGATCAAAAAGGTGCTTTAAGACCAAGTGGAGCTTTTGAAAAGCAAAGTATATTACCCCCTCCTGGAGTTGGATCTCCACATGTAGTATGTACCCTACAAGGTATGCAATGTTGTGTCCCACAGAAATCTGCTAAAGGATGGAGAAAAAAGCCACCAAGTTTTCTTAGAGTTGAAGATCCTTCATGCGAAGCTATTTATGTCTCAAAAACAGATATGTTCTGTGCAACCACATCATTATATGATAACCAGGATATCTCTTCATCAGGATATAATTCACTTGATGATTTTAGAAGCCAACcctcattttcatcaaattcttATAGTACTAATCCAAAACCTTCAGGAAGCTGTGGAATGGTTATAATTGAAACAAGTGAGCatcttatttttcaaaacaCTCTAAAAATGCCTTCTAAAGAGATGAATAATGCATTATGTGAATGTAAGCTGAATAAAAGAGATAAAAGCATACATGGATCTGGTACTTGGGAATACTCAGTACAAGCAGTACAAGCTGCAATGAGTCGCAAAGTTGAAGGAGATCAACTTTCTTCTGGAGTTGCTCAAGCTTTAGCTTGGGTAGAAGCAGTTGGGAATGATCCAAATCCAGCAGTGAATGGACTTGGTGAGCTTATTTCCCAAGTTGCTCAAAGACCAAATTCAGATGTTGAGTTAATTACTCAGATACCTGCAATTAGTCAAAATGCTGTTTCTAATATGCTTTACAatcaacaacaacaacagaTTGAAGAGCAAgaacaaattattaagaaaCAACAATCTATTCAGCAATACAATAATATGagatatttattatctCAAAATGAAACTGATACTAATAACGCTAACACTCAAAGTCAATCAGATCAATGTGTAACAAGTTGGCCAGAAAAATGTCAAATTTGGAAATCTAAATGTGAGGATAACTTAATATATGGTTATAAAAATCCTCAATGCGTACCATTGACTATTTTAGAGAATGGATGTCCAATGAAACAGGTTGGATTCAAGgtgaatcaaataaatccAGGAATTTTGAGCTTCAGTTTTAAACCTATGAGATTTTCAGATAATTCACCATTCAGAATTGCTTGTCAGTTTTCACTCATCAAATGTACTCTagcaaatattaaaagcaAATGTAAATCAAATGGTACTAATAACTTTAAGAAACCAAAGAATTTGAACGGAGACGATGAAAACAATGCAATTAATAACATTAGAAAacatttaaataatcataaaaatcaaaataataataaaaataacaacTTATTTCACAGAAAAGACACTAATgataaaagtaaaaataatgaactaaaacatttattcaaaattccAATGAACTATCTTCCGTATATTCCAAAAGATACAGGAGAAAGTGACGAGAAATCTGAGAATATTGTAGCAAAGTATATTAGAGTCCATTTTCCTCAAGCAGGAAACTTTTCAAATATGACAATGGTAAAACTATTAAACAAAGAGACTAAGAGAGAATTTGCAGcaaaaatgattaatgAGGAGGAAATACCAAAAAACAATACTATTGAGGATGTATTAATTGACgagaattcaaattttgagtATCTTGGTAAGGTAGAGATAGTTACTcaagatgaaaatgatgagGACTACTCAACtattaaatatgaaaatacATCAATTATTTCTGATAGAATGGGAgttgatattgaaaataaggATGTTATTTTCAGTCATCTTATAAAGTCAAGCAACGAAAGTAAAATATACAAAGAACCTTTGCTTTTAGATAAATATCAACCAGATTTTACAGGTGAATCATTTCCTGAATTCAAGATGGAGAAAGTTGTAATTCCTAATGAAAAAAGTactgaaaatgaaatatctCAGagttttaataaagattACAACTCTGAATCAAAATTAGGAACAAacgaaaaaaaagaaaattggaataatcaccaaaatgaaaatggagATTTGGATGAATATGAAGACTTATACTACTATggatttgaaaatgattatGGAAGCAATCATAGCAAGAATCAAATTAGTGACTTTATTCCTTTCATTTCAACCAATAACAAGAAAAACAAATGGGAAGttcaaataaacaaatCTTCTGGagataatagaaatatacaatataaaataaccaaaaagaatattcttttatttatatttgctTGTTATACTCCTATAATTCTCATGTTTGGTTTTATTTAA
- a CDS encoding hypothetical protein (possible transmembrane protein with 5 transmembrane domains), with product VEKQTFVSSNTLSNYYYHYYSRNKQQQRQNSQRYDALYIVSEKEEDIMKMKGTKDKLKFKEIGNESRKTNKDSISDTSLGYICSLIYNFRNNNTIRSKQSQLTLWEIMKQFYLINNLFFILKVLKTLISSNKTHRLSQDMGWVSFMCLLSTFMTSILAYLTRSFIFYHRIADKYTNKLFSPFHVYCQIRKVGDEMPEALFMLERVNWTYTLIMHILEDIPQLFASSIFLSYYGNDFYAFFMITWSSCMIITTSIRMGISYPLIGTLSLIFSRKPPVDSPTLNEATTTTLHFPLFMAAITFIWAVSDSLCLYFTHGFWTILFYFGLTANILASTLFILYYVHLSKQASAYTRQLNSLYFTEDFSRIQSRHF from the coding sequence GTTGAGAAGCAAACATTTGTTTCATCTAATACGTTAtctaattattattatcattattattctaGGAATAAACAACAACAAAGACAAAACTCACAGAGATATGATGCTTTGTATATTGTAAGTgagaaagaagaagatatCATGAAGATGAAGGGTACTAAGGACAAGTTGAAATTCAAGGAAATTGGTAATGAATCAAGAAAAACCAATAAAGATTCAATTTCAGACACTTCACTGGGATATATTTGTAGTTTGATATATAACTTCAGAAACAATAATACAATAAGAAGTAAACAGTCACAACTTACTTTATGGGAAATTATGAAACAGTTTTACCTGATtaacaatttattttttatactTAAAGTcttaaaaactttaatttcaagTAATAAGACTCATAGACTAAGTCAAGATATGGGATGGGTTTCTTTTATGTGCCTATTATCAACTTTCATGACCAGTATATTGGCATATTTAACGAGATCATTCATATTTTATCATCGTATTGCTGATAAATATACAAACAAGTTATTTTCACCTTTTCATGTTTATTGCCAAATAAGAAAAGTTGGTGACGAAATGCCTGAAGCTTTATTCATGCTGGAAAGAGTTAATTGGACTTATACTTTAATAATGCATATATTGGAAGACATTCCCCAATTATTTGCATCTTCAATTTTCTTATCATACTATGGAAATGATTTTTATGCATTCTTCATGATCACATGGAGTTCTTGTATGATCATTACAACTTCCATCAGAATGGGTATTTCTTATCCTCTTATTGGAACTTTAAGTCTTATTTTCTCCAGAAAACCTCCCGTTGATTCGCCTACTTTGAATGAAGCAACCACAACAACATTGCATTTTCCTCTGTTTATGGCTGCAATCACTTTTATTTGGGCAGTTTCAGATAGTTTATGTCTATATTTCACTCATGGTTTCTGGACTAtccttttttattttggtCTAACAGCAAATATTCTTGCATCTACAttgtttatattatattatgtACATCTTTCTAAGCAAGCATCAGCATATACGCGCCAATTAAATTCACTTTATTTTACAGAAGACTTTAGCAGAATTCAGTCAAGACATTTTTAA
- a CDS encoding 41-2 protein antigen precursor, which produces INLSSFAFLFSEMVQYSLSCLKPGIRLEDKLHEMGISVGFKIVELISIRDKAHQKRETRILQILSFISQKCWKYLFGHTGDLLKGQESDDEYMINDKNLLLNKFISVPRDLEHINCGAYAAGIVSGILDSSEFPANVTAHTTEDTPNNYSTTILIKFDKSVLLRDKSIQSF; this is translated from the exons aTTAATTTAAGTTCCTTtgcatttttattttctgaaatGGTTCAATATTCCCTATCTTGCCTGAAACCAGGAATTAGGCTTGAAGATAA acTTCATGAAATGGGGATTTCTGTTGGATTTAAAATAGTTGAGCTAATTTCAATTAGAGATAAAGCTCATCAAAAAAGAGAAACTAGAAtacttcaaattctttcttttatatCTCAAAAGTGTTGGAAGTATTTATTTGGACATACTGGGGATTTACTTAAAGGGCAGGAATCTGATGATGAAT ATATGATCAATGATAAAAATCTTCTTTTAAACAAATTCATCTCTGTACCAAGG GATCTTGAACATATTAATTGTGGTGCATATGCTGCAGGAATTGTATCAGGTATTCTAGATAGTTCAGAATTTCCTGCCAATGTGACAGCTCATACCACTGAAGATACCCCAAATAACTATAGTACAAccattttgattaaattcGACAAATCTGTACTTCTTAGAGATAAATCTATTCAATCATTTTAG